A single Amphiprion ocellaris isolate individual 3 ecotype Okinawa chromosome 1, ASM2253959v1, whole genome shotgun sequence DNA region contains:
- the LOC111565759 gene encoding SHC-transforming protein 4 isoform X2 — MLKRTKYSRLRNDSLTSLEDHPQRMLPLKGDFCLDSDFAQLDPGTPAHQGASTLRDFIPRVANIRLQSPISLRGLRGQTGRDRAVSSKPSSRTERFCSHPSFSVPPSTGLIHPALRCMKRPITLHRMASLPWTPGCPPCSPHGDNLCCLKTSSAADDSRAVHHHIKYMGSVEVTQSMRTLNFNTRMQVTREAISRLCERTSAKTAVKTKRPVCKSLSAVLGQINLQFSGSRVIVTVSTDSVTLISASSLQKIARHPMQAISFASGGDPDMVDYIAYVAKDLVDQRACHILECPHGRASEVINSIGRAFETRFRQLLSQTPPLLSTSPSSAVRICHKRSPDETIKHQKAKKEGEVVERRDYYNVIPGKTPPPGGIEDLRITREENKQEADLQRVCLSPPVSLYENCSVTEEAPAPPAVRSDIEQFPPLSETRVQNPIQEEEWFHGRLGREQAESLLTCSGDFLVRESSSASGQYVLSGMEGATVRHLLLVDPHGQVRTRDQVFLSVGHLVRFHMENQMPIVSGSSELCLKQPILQSH; from the exons ATGCTGAAGCGCACTAAATACAGCCGTCTGCGCAACGACTCGCTGACATCTCTGGAGGATCATCCGCAAAGAATGCTACCACTGAAGGGGGACTTTTGCTTGGACTCTGATTTTGCTCAGCTGGATCCCGGGACACCTGCGCACCAGGGAGCATCCACCCTGAGGGACTTCATCCCCCGAGTGGCCAACATCCGACTGCAGAGCCCCATTTCCCTGCGAGGCCTGAGGGGACAGACGGGCAGGGACAGAGCTGTCAGCAGCAAACCCTCCTCCAGGACTGAGAGATTCTGCAGCCACCCTTCCTTCAGCGTCCCCCCGTCGACCGGCCTCATCCACCCGGCTCTACGCTGCATGAAGAGACCCATCACCCTGCATCGGATGGCCAGCCTGCCCTGGACCCCCGGCTGTCCTCCCTGCTCCCCACACGGAGACAATCTGTGCTGTTTGAAGACTTCCTCTGCAGCCGATGACAGCAGAGCGGTTCACCATCACATCAAG TACATGGGCAGCGTGGAGGTGACCCAGTCCATGAGAACCCTCAACTTTAACACGAGAATGCAAGTCACAAG GGAGGCGATCAGCAGACTGTGTGAGAGGACATCAGccaaaacagcagtaaaaactAAAAGG CCTGTATGTAAGAGCCTGTCGGCTGTTCTGGGTCAAATCAACCTGCAGTTTTCTGGCAGCAGAGTCATCGTCACCGTCTCCACAGACAGTGTGACTCTGATCTCTGCCTCGTCTTTACAG AAGATTGCCCGACACCCCATGCAGGCCATTTCGTTTGCCTCAGGAGGAGACCCG GACATGGTGGATTACATCGCTTACGTTGCCAAGGACCTCGTCGATCAGAGAG CCTGTCACATCCTGGAGTGTCCTCATGGTCGGGCCTCTGAGGTCATCAACAGCATCGGTCGGGCCTTCGAGACTCGCTTCAGACAACTCCTCAGTCAAACGCCGccgctgctctccaccagtcCCAG CTCAGCGGTGAGAATCTGCCACAAACGGAGCCCAGACGAGACGATAAAACACCAGAAAGCCAAGAAGGAAGGTGAGGTCGTCGAACGCCGTGACTACTACAACGTCATCCCAGGAAAGACGCCTCCTCCTGGTGGAATAGAAGATCTACGGATCACAAGGGAGGAGAACAAACAAGAAGCTGACTTACAGAGG gTCTGTTTGTCTCCACCGGTTTCCCTCTATGAGAACTGCTCTGTCACTGAAGAGGctccagctccacctgcag TGCGATCTGACATTGAACAGTTCCCTCCTCTGTCTGAGACTCGTGTCCAGAACCCGATCCAGGAAGAAGAATGGTTCCACGGCAG GTTAGGAAGGGAGCAGGCCGAGTCCCTCCTCACCTGTAGTGGAGATTTCCTGGTCAGAGAGAGCAGCTCAGCCTCCGGTCAGTACGTCCTCAGCGGTATGGAGGGAGCCACGGTGAGACACCTGCTGCTGGTGGACCCACATGGACAG GTGCGAACACGTGACCAGGTGTTTCTGAGCGTAGGCCACCTTGTGAGGTTCCACATGGAGAACCAGATGCCCATCGTCTCTGGAAGCAGCGAGCTGTGTCTCAAACAGCCGATCCTGCAGTCGCACTAA
- the LOC111565759 gene encoding SHC-transforming protein 4 isoform X1, which translates to MREQTLPRFKSQSGLLPGMLKRTKYSRLRNDSLTSLEDHPQRMLPLKGDFCLDSDFAQLDPGTPAHQGASTLRDFIPRVANIRLQSPISLRGLRGQTGRDRAVSSKPSSRTERFCSHPSFSVPPSTGLIHPALRCMKRPITLHRMASLPWTPGCPPCSPHGDNLCCLKTSSAADDSRAVHHHIKYMGSVEVTQSMRTLNFNTRMQVTREAISRLCERTSAKTAVKTKRPVCKSLSAVLGQINLQFSGSRVIVTVSTDSVTLISASSLQKIARHPMQAISFASGGDPDMVDYIAYVAKDLVDQRACHILECPHGRASEVINSIGRAFETRFRQLLSQTPPLLSTSPSSAVRICHKRSPDETIKHQKAKKEGEVVERRDYYNVIPGKTPPPGGIEDLRITREENKQEADLQRVCLSPPVSLYENCSVTEEAPAPPAVRSDIEQFPPLSETRVQNPIQEEEWFHGRLGREQAESLLTCSGDFLVRESSSASGQYVLSGMEGATVRHLLLVDPHGQVRTRDQVFLSVGHLVRFHMENQMPIVSGSSELCLKQPILQSH; encoded by the exons ATGAGAGAGCAAACCTTACCCAGGTTCAAATCACAGTCAGGACTCTTACCAG GTATGCTGAAGCGCACTAAATACAGCCGTCTGCGCAACGACTCGCTGACATCTCTGGAGGATCATCCGCAAAGAATGCTACCACTGAAGGGGGACTTTTGCTTGGACTCTGATTTTGCTCAGCTGGATCCCGGGACACCTGCGCACCAGGGAGCATCCACCCTGAGGGACTTCATCCCCCGAGTGGCCAACATCCGACTGCAGAGCCCCATTTCCCTGCGAGGCCTGAGGGGACAGACGGGCAGGGACAGAGCTGTCAGCAGCAAACCCTCCTCCAGGACTGAGAGATTCTGCAGCCACCCTTCCTTCAGCGTCCCCCCGTCGACCGGCCTCATCCACCCGGCTCTACGCTGCATGAAGAGACCCATCACCCTGCATCGGATGGCCAGCCTGCCCTGGACCCCCGGCTGTCCTCCCTGCTCCCCACACGGAGACAATCTGTGCTGTTTGAAGACTTCCTCTGCAGCCGATGACAGCAGAGCGGTTCACCATCACATCAAG TACATGGGCAGCGTGGAGGTGACCCAGTCCATGAGAACCCTCAACTTTAACACGAGAATGCAAGTCACAAG GGAGGCGATCAGCAGACTGTGTGAGAGGACATCAGccaaaacagcagtaaaaactAAAAGG CCTGTATGTAAGAGCCTGTCGGCTGTTCTGGGTCAAATCAACCTGCAGTTTTCTGGCAGCAGAGTCATCGTCACCGTCTCCACAGACAGTGTGACTCTGATCTCTGCCTCGTCTTTACAG AAGATTGCCCGACACCCCATGCAGGCCATTTCGTTTGCCTCAGGAGGAGACCCG GACATGGTGGATTACATCGCTTACGTTGCCAAGGACCTCGTCGATCAGAGAG CCTGTCACATCCTGGAGTGTCCTCATGGTCGGGCCTCTGAGGTCATCAACAGCATCGGTCGGGCCTTCGAGACTCGCTTCAGACAACTCCTCAGTCAAACGCCGccgctgctctccaccagtcCCAG CTCAGCGGTGAGAATCTGCCACAAACGGAGCCCAGACGAGACGATAAAACACCAGAAAGCCAAGAAGGAAGGTGAGGTCGTCGAACGCCGTGACTACTACAACGTCATCCCAGGAAAGACGCCTCCTCCTGGTGGAATAGAAGATCTACGGATCACAAGGGAGGAGAACAAACAAGAAGCTGACTTACAGAGG gTCTGTTTGTCTCCACCGGTTTCCCTCTATGAGAACTGCTCTGTCACTGAAGAGGctccagctccacctgcag TGCGATCTGACATTGAACAGTTCCCTCCTCTGTCTGAGACTCGTGTCCAGAACCCGATCCAGGAAGAAGAATGGTTCCACGGCAG GTTAGGAAGGGAGCAGGCCGAGTCCCTCCTCACCTGTAGTGGAGATTTCCTGGTCAGAGAGAGCAGCTCAGCCTCCGGTCAGTACGTCCTCAGCGGTATGGAGGGAGCCACGGTGAGACACCTGCTGCTGGTGGACCCACATGGACAG GTGCGAACACGTGACCAGGTGTTTCTGAGCGTAGGCCACCTTGTGAGGTTCCACATGGAGAACCAGATGCCCATCGTCTCTGGAAGCAGCGAGCTGTGTCTCAAACAGCCGATCCTGCAGTCGCACTAA